One region of Chlorobiota bacterium genomic DNA includes:
- a CDS encoding metallophosphoesterase, with protein MSSRLALYISFCISVGLSLGFHLLLARKVVRLIEPSTPASKTFLVGGLALFILFLDFPIAHTMLVYKLWNPHFLDQFMQSFATPLVLLHCNVAVVGGGWMLHGWWKRWRAQRSRTRKGTDIATGEAVAAPPASAPLAAPALAGVPRLGAIHPASRRRFLQTAALATGGVIANNTMLKALGTTHEHQVEQVVMKIPGLPAPFKGTTIALLTDVHSSVFMTREQMEKYAAETMKLKPDLIFVTGDFVNSKVGEVYPFAEAFAGLRAPLGVFGVTGNHDYYTGDIKTVAEEVGQGGIRLLRNENLAIERGGAKLWLMGMDDDRIYDINGYLKEGKTETGTLENLTRGIPENGTKLFLCHKPYPFEEYSQLGVHAMFSGHTHGGQVVLAHLDSVNVSFASLASKYVAGLYRARSNRTSQLYVSRGIGTVGIPMRLNCPPEITRIVLV; from the coding sequence ATGTCAAGCCGCCTTGCACTCTATATCTCGTTTTGCATTTCCGTTGGATTGTCGCTCGGGTTCCACCTGCTGCTGGCGCGGAAGGTGGTTCGCTTGATTGAGCCATCCACCCCAGCCTCCAAAACTTTCTTGGTGGGTGGGCTTGCCCTGTTTATCCTTTTCCTTGATTTCCCAATCGCCCACACCATGCTGGTGTATAAACTCTGGAATCCCCATTTCCTGGACCAGTTCATGCAAAGTTTCGCAACCCCGCTGGTGCTGCTCCATTGCAACGTGGCAGTGGTGGGTGGGGGATGGATGTTGCATGGTTGGTGGAAACGCTGGCGTGCGCAACGGAGCCGAACACGCAAGGGAACGGACATCGCCACGGGCGAAGCTGTTGCTGCGCCGCCAGCATCTGCGCCGCTTGCTGCCCCGGCACTTGCTGGCGTGCCACGGTTGGGGGCAATCCACCCGGCATCGCGGCGGCGATTTTTGCAGACGGCTGCGTTGGCCACCGGCGGCGTGATCGCCAACAACACCATGCTGAAAGCCCTGGGCACAACCCACGAACACCAGGTTGAGCAAGTGGTGATGAAAATTCCTGGCCTCCCCGCGCCGTTCAAAGGGACCACGATTGCCTTGCTGACCGACGTCCATTCCTCGGTGTTTATGACCCGGGAGCAGATGGAGAAATACGCCGCCGAAACAATGAAGCTGAAGCCCGATCTGATCTTCGTCACCGGCGATTTTGTCAACAGCAAGGTGGGTGAGGTCTATCCCTTTGCCGAGGCGTTCGCTGGGCTGCGTGCACCGCTTGGCGTGTTTGGCGTTACCGGCAACCACGACTACTACACCGGCGACATCAAAACCGTGGCGGAAGAAGTTGGGCAGGGGGGAATCCGGCTGCTGCGGAACGAAAATTTGGCGATTGAACGGGGCGGTGCCAAGCTGTGGCTGATGGGGATGGACGATGACCGCATCTACGACATCAACGGATACCTGAAAGAGGGGAAGACCGAGACCGGAACGCTGGAAAACCTAACCCGCGGCATCCCCGAAAACGGAACCAAACTTTTCCTGTGCCACAAGCCTTATCCGTTCGAGGAGTACAGCCAGCTTGGGGTCCATGCCATGTTCAGCGGCCACACGCACGGCGGGCAAGTGGTGCTGGCCCATCTGGATAGCGTCAACGTCTCGTTCGCTTCGCTTGCCTCCAAGTATGTGGCGGGGCTGTACCGCGCCCGCAGCAACCGAACCTCGCAGCTGTACGTGTCGCGTGGGATCGGCACGGTTGGCATTCCCATGCGGCTGAACTGCCCGCCGGAAATCACCCGCATCGTGCTGGTGTAA
- a CDS encoding aminopeptidase P N-terminal domain-containing protein has product MSDRRRVLSVVAIAWTALAGIAAAQEPGRYDHYTIYDTDLPPRAEYAARRGRVLSALEDRAALLVRAADVKNRSNDIDYEFRQRNNLLYLTGVTEDESALLIVPHGITINGTVTKEVLFVKERNASSEVWTGITMGPATAAKVTGIQTVLPYSQLSQQMKQLLPTIGTLYYDDWKFNVEREPLTGTAYAWEEQMLKQLEAINPSLVVKNAGIILNPLRLVKSPNELALMQRAIDASIKGHRQTIRTAKPGMYEYQFEAVMEYGFQRNGARWPGYPSIVGSGPNTCILHYETNRRKSEPGDLVLMDCGAEYHGYSADITRTFPVNGTFTPEQRTLYDLVLQAQNAGIAECLPGNDFRDPHRAATKVIADGLIKLGIIQNSGQVGRYFMHGTSHYLGLDVHDVGDYGALVPGVVLTVEPGIYIKEGSPCDPKWWNIGIRIEDDILVTEQGPHNMSAALERTAQEIERLMNAPAEKPDRENGEADR; this is encoded by the coding sequence ATGAGCGACAGAAGAAGAGTACTCAGCGTGGTGGCGATTGCCTGGACCGCCCTTGCCGGAATCGCCGCAGCCCAGGAACCGGGCCGGTACGACCACTACACCATCTACGATACCGACCTTCCTCCGCGTGCCGAATATGCCGCACGCCGTGGCCGCGTGCTTTCCGCGTTGGAGGACCGCGCCGCCTTGCTGGTCCGCGCCGCCGACGTGAAAAACCGCTCGAACGATATTGACTACGAATTCCGCCAGCGGAATAACCTCCTGTATCTGACAGGAGTGACGGAGGATGAAAGCGCGCTGCTGATTGTCCCGCACGGAATCACGATCAATGGAACCGTCACGAAGGAGGTCCTGTTTGTGAAAGAACGGAATGCCAGCAGCGAGGTCTGGACCGGGATCACCATGGGGCCGGCAACCGCAGCAAAGGTGACGGGAATCCAAACAGTGCTCCCCTACTCGCAGCTTTCCCAGCAGATGAAGCAGTTGCTTCCAACCATCGGCACGCTGTACTACGACGACTGGAAATTTAACGTGGAGCGCGAGCCGCTGACCGGAACGGCCTACGCCTGGGAGGAGCAGATGCTGAAGCAGTTGGAGGCAATCAATCCAAGCCTTGTGGTGAAGAACGCGGGGATTATCCTGAACCCGCTGCGGCTGGTGAAATCGCCGAACGAGCTTGCGCTGATGCAGCGGGCGATTGATGCCTCGATTAAGGGGCACCGGCAGACGATCCGGACCGCCAAGCCAGGGATGTACGAGTATCAGTTCGAGGCGGTGATGGAGTACGGATTCCAGCGGAACGGCGCGCGTTGGCCCGGGTATCCCAGCATCGTCGGCTCCGGCCCGAACACCTGCATCCTCCATTATGAAACCAACCGCCGGAAGTCGGAGCCAGGGGACCTGGTGCTGATGGATTGCGGCGCGGAGTACCACGGCTACAGTGCCGACATCACCCGCACGTTTCCGGTAAACGGAACGTTCACGCCGGAGCAACGGACCCTTTATGATCTTGTCCTGCAGGCGCAGAACGCGGGCATTGCCGAATGCCTTCCCGGAAACGATTTCCGCGACCCGCACCGCGCCGCCACCAAAGTGATTGCCGATGGGTTAATCAAGTTGGGGATCATCCAAAACAGCGGGCAGGTGGGGCGGTATTTCATGCATGGGACCTCGCACTATCTGGGCCTTGACGTGCACGACGTTGGCGACTACGGCGCGCTGGTTCCCGGGGTGGTGCTGACGGTGGAGCCAGGAATCTACATCAAAGAAGGAAGCCCCTGCGACCCCAAATGGTGGAACATCGGCATCCGCATCGAGGATGACATTCTGGTGACCGAGCAAGGCCCGCACAATATGTCGGCAGCGTTGGAGCGGACGGCGCAGGAGATCGAGCGGCTGATGAACGCCCCCGCCGAGAAACCCGACAGAGAGAATGGAGAGGCAGATAGATAG
- the aroQ gene encoding type II 3-dehydroquinate dehydratase, which yields MEIQIINGPNLNLLGVRQPELYGHETLADIEEKLRQAFQPKGVALRFFQSNSEGAIIDALHAARHTHHADAVVINPGAYTHYSIAIRDAIAAIEIPVIEVHLSNIHAREPFRERSVVAAVCRGRIEGLGWRGYLLAVEYLRDLLQQKN from the coding sequence ATGGAAATCCAGATCATCAACGGCCCGAACCTGAACCTGCTTGGCGTGCGCCAGCCGGAGCTGTACGGCCACGAAACGCTGGCTGATATTGAGGAGAAATTGCGGCAGGCGTTCCAGCCGAAAGGGGTCGCGCTTCGGTTCTTCCAATCCAATTCCGAAGGGGCGATTATTGACGCTTTGCACGCCGCGCGCCACACCCACCATGCCGATGCCGTGGTGATAAACCCCGGGGCCTACACCCATTACTCCATCGCCATTCGCGACGCTATCGCGGCAATTGAGATTCCGGTGATCGAGGTCCATCTTTCCAACATCCACGCGCGCGAGCCATTCCGCGAACGTTCGGTGGTTGCAGCGGTCTGCCGTGGTCGGATTGAGGGATTGGGATGGAGGGGGTATCTGCTTGCGGTGGAGTATCTGCGCGACCTTCTTCAGCAAAAAAACTAA
- the aroC gene encoding chorismate synthase: MANTFGTLFRLTTFGESHGPGIGAVVDGCPAGIPFDLEMLRRDLARRRPGQALTTQRNEADEPEVISGLFEGLTTGSPIAVLVRNSDQRSCDYAPLADLYRPSHADFTYAEKYGVRDHRGGGRASARETLARVVGGAVARMMLQQQMPLTVRVAVTAMGGVVAQRDIGEMVPEQIYGSPVRCHDDVASAAMAALIGELRAAGDSTGGVISVHVDGLPAGLGEPIYDKLSARLAAAMISINGAMGFEMGAGFAVANSRGSANNDPFVAVEGRLRTATNNSGGVQGGISNGMPVRFRVAFKPPSSIAVPQQHGSSSGEAVTHAIEGRHDPTIVVRAVPVVEAMTLMTIADLWLLHRASARGG; the protein is encoded by the coding sequence ATGGCGAACACTTTTGGCACACTGTTCCGGCTGACGACGTTCGGCGAATCGCACGGCCCCGGCATTGGCGCGGTGGTTGACGGTTGCCCTGCGGGGATTCCGTTCGATCTGGAGATGCTCCGCCGTGACCTTGCACGCCGCCGCCCCGGGCAAGCCCTTACCACGCAGCGGAACGAAGCCGACGAGCCGGAGGTGATAAGCGGCCTGTTTGAAGGCCTCACCACCGGATCGCCAATCGCCGTGCTGGTGCGGAACAGCGACCAACGTTCGTGCGATTACGCCCCCCTTGCCGATCTCTACCGCCCGTCGCACGCCGATTTTACCTACGCCGAAAAATATGGCGTGCGGGACCACCGCGGCGGCGGTCGTGCTTCGGCGCGGGAGACGTTGGCGCGGGTGGTGGGGGGCGCGGTTGCCCGGATGATGCTGCAACAGCAAATGCCGCTGACGGTGCGCGTGGCCGTGACAGCAATGGGGGGAGTGGTTGCCCAACGTGATATTGGTGAGATGGTCCCGGAGCAGATCTACGGCTCACCCGTCCGTTGCCACGACGACGTTGCTTCCGCTGCGATGGCGGCACTGATTGGCGAACTCCGCGCCGCTGGCGACTCCACCGGTGGGGTCATCTCCGTCCACGTTGATGGCCTTCCCGCCGGGCTTGGCGAGCCGATCTACGATAAACTGAGCGCCCGCCTTGCCGCCGCGATGATCTCCATCAACGGGGCAATGGGGTTTGAGATGGGTGCCGGGTTTGCCGTTGCCAACAGCCGTGGCTCGGCCAACAACGATCCGTTTGTTGCGGTGGAGGGAAGGCTGCGGACGGCAACGAACAACAGCGGTGGCGTGCAGGGGGGAATCTCGAACGGGATGCCGGTGCGGTTCCGCGTGGCGTTCAAGCCACCATCTTCGATTGCGGTTCCGCAGCAACACGGCAGCAGCAGCGGGGAAGCCGTGACACACGCGATTGAAGGGCGGCACGACCCCACGATTGTGGTCCGCGCCGTGCCAGTGGTGGAAGCCATGACCCTGATGACGATTGCCGACCTTTGGCTGCTGCATCGTGCATCGGCAAGGGGTGGTTGA
- a CDS encoding aspartate-semialdehyde dehydrogenase, protein MSYSIAIVGATGLVGRTMLQVLEERNFPIEKLTLLASKNSAGKKVRFRGKSHTIQELTPDSFAGVQIALFSAGGSVSRHYCPIAAAAGAVAIDNSSAWRMDKKTPLVVPEVNPGAALKHRGIIANPNCSTIQLVVALKPLHESFGLKRVVVSTYQAISGAGQSGVDQLMAELKGKQPAKPKFPRPAAFNTIFHSFLEGSDYSEEENKMMNETRKIMELPKLAATMTCVRIPTIAAHAESVNAEFSQPVTPAKARKILQKASGVIVMDDPVADLYPTVLDAEGRDEVFVGRIRRDASQPNTLNLWVVGNNVRKGAATNAVQIAELLVEKGLVQKN, encoded by the coding sequence ATGAGCTACTCCATTGCCATTGTTGGCGCAACTGGCCTTGTTGGCCGCACCATGCTGCAGGTCCTTGAAGAACGGAATTTCCCAATCGAGAAGCTGACGCTGCTGGCCTCGAAAAACTCCGCCGGAAAGAAGGTGAGGTTCCGCGGGAAAAGCCACACTATCCAAGAGCTTACCCCCGACTCGTTCGCCGGGGTGCAGATTGCGTTGTTCTCGGCGGGGGGAAGCGTCAGCCGCCACTACTGCCCAATTGCCGCAGCGGCTGGGGCGGTGGCCATTGATAACAGCAGCGCGTGGCGGATGGATAAAAAAACCCCGTTGGTGGTTCCCGAAGTCAACCCCGGCGCAGCATTGAAGCATCGCGGAATCATCGCCAACCCGAACTGCTCCACCATCCAGCTGGTGGTTGCGCTGAAGCCATTGCACGAATCCTTTGGGCTGAAGCGGGTGGTGGTTTCCACCTATCAAGCAATTTCTGGAGCGGGGCAAAGCGGGGTGGACCAGTTGATGGCCGAGCTAAAAGGGAAGCAACCGGCCAAGCCGAAGTTCCCCCGCCCGGCGGCCTTCAACACCATCTTCCACAGTTTTTTGGAGGGGAGCGATTACAGCGAGGAAGAGAACAAGATGATGAACGAGACGCGGAAGATTATGGAGCTGCCGAAGCTGGCCGCAACCATGACCTGCGTCCGAATCCCCACGATTGCCGCGCATGCCGAATCGGTCAATGCTGAGTTTTCGCAGCCGGTAACTCCGGCAAAGGCACGGAAGATTTTGCAGAAGGCCAGCGGCGTTATCGTGATGGACGATCCGGTGGCGGACCTCTATCCAACGGTGCTGGATGCCGAGGGGCGCGATGAAGTTTTTGTTGGCCGCATCCGCCGCGACGCTTCGCAGCCGAACACGCTGAACCTGTGGGTGGTTGGCAACAACGTCCGCAAAGGGGCAGCAACCAACGCGGTCCAGATTGCAGAGTTGTTGGTGGAAAAAGGGCTGGTGCAAAAAAACTGA
- a CDS encoding DUF4397 domain-containing protein: MVITNLSYGQASAYVNSRSYILGQGTGLYVLDAATGDGLFDLPAPFVNLPGTAAFTIVMTGNAKPKGEQPFLFFNLFQENRGPDNNKLYGGLPFRIDFGAVRTVNLAATRDSALTTTFYDPNRLAKYATNEYYRRDFTSSQRIVYNRPFWEKVTDAEEKQGPYFLLSLLFRRDWPYRVEIHRPYTDYNVFNFGYSTPLVDGPQPLKMEPNNRYTIYVSGPFDTTKARSTVVRDNLPVPSGGNVRLRFFHAGFNDSATTLQLRVSGVATPLQSYAAAPSNTAAASVQVAAGTITAQVVDASGNVVASRNGIALQAGNNYMIAYSNDHDGNGRVISVIPEEVFIK, translated from the coding sequence TTGGTGATCACCAATCTGAGCTACGGCCAGGCCAGCGCGTACGTCAACAGCCGGTCCTACATCCTGGGGCAAGGGACCGGATTGTACGTGCTGGATGCAGCAACGGGGGATGGCTTATTCGACCTGCCCGCACCGTTTGTCAACCTTCCCGGAACCGCCGCCTTCACCATTGTGATGACCGGCAACGCAAAGCCAAAAGGTGAGCAGCCCTTCCTGTTCTTTAACCTGTTCCAGGAAAACCGCGGCCCCGACAACAACAAACTCTACGGAGGCCTCCCCTTCCGCATTGACTTCGGCGCGGTGCGGACGGTGAACCTTGCGGCCACAAGGGATAGTGCCCTTACCACCACGTTCTACGACCCCAACCGGCTGGCGAAATACGCCACAAACGAATATTACCGCCGGGACTTCACATCAAGCCAGAGAATCGTGTACAACCGTCCGTTTTGGGAGAAGGTCACCGATGCCGAGGAGAAGCAAGGCCCCTACTTTTTACTCAGTCTTCTATTCCGTCGTGATTGGCCGTACCGTGTTGAGATTCACAGGCCATACACCGACTATAACGTCTTCAATTTTGGATACAGCACTCCGCTGGTTGATGGGCCACAGCCATTAAAAATGGAGCCAAACAACCGCTACACCATCTACGTCAGCGGTCCGTTCGACACCACCAAGGCGCGTTCAACCGTTGTTCGCGATAACCTGCCGGTGCCGTCGGGTGGGAACGTGCGGCTGCGGTTCTTCCATGCAGGGTTCAACGATTCCGCAACCACGCTGCAACTTCGGGTAAGCGGGGTGGCAACGCCGCTGCAATCGTACGCCGCCGCGCCAAGCAACACCGCCGCAGCATCGGTGCAGGTTGCCGCCGGGACAATCACCGCCCAAGTGGTGGATGCTTCCGGGAATGTGGTGGCCAGCCGTAACGGGATCGCCCTTCAAGCGGGAAACAACTACATGATCGCCTACTCCAACGACCACGATGGAAACGGGCGGGTCATCTCCGTAATCCCCGAAGAAGTGTTCATCAAGTAA
- a CDS encoding DUF4397 domain-containing protein: MNSTLLRTAGLAAFFVIGLLLASCSPDDPFVPTPKPDDTVVDLKGKAFLRVVHASPDAPNVTVLLAGQPLFGNTPQQYLFFQTNINEAKYYPVDTTGAAGKTLAFLNAGALVAQTTARMDSGAYYTAYLYGVSGDYRVLLTADTLFPTPAIDSATVTASSTFLPMPAR, from the coding sequence ATGAACAGCACTCTGCTTCGCACCGCCGGCTTGGCCGCCTTCTTTGTTATCGGGTTGCTCCTTGCTTCCTGCTCGCCCGATGACCCTTTTGTCCCAACCCCAAAACCTGACGACACCGTCGTGGACCTGAAGGGGAAAGCCTTTCTGCGGGTCGTTCACGCTTCCCCCGATGCCCCCAACGTCACGGTCCTCCTTGCCGGACAGCCGCTGTTTGGCAACACGCCGCAGCAGTATCTTTTCTTCCAAACCAATATCAACGAAGCCAAATATTACCCGGTGGATACCACTGGCGCGGCGGGCAAAACGTTGGCATTCCTGAACGCTGGAGCGTTGGTGGCGCAAACAACGGCGCGGATGGATAGCGGAGCCTACTACACCGCATATTTGTACGGCGTTTCGGGGGATTACCGCGTGCTGCTTACCGCCGACACACTTTTCCCCACCCCAGCCATTGACTCGGCTACCGTTACCGCATCATCCACCTTTCTCCCGATGCCGGCGCGGTGA